DNA sequence from the Nicotiana tomentosiformis chromosome 3, ASM39032v3, whole genome shotgun sequence genome:
TAAAGGTGAAAGGATTACGACTATTCCACCACACCTCTTAATTGATTTATTTCTCCCTTTCATTTCATCATTAAGAGAAAGAATGGTGACTTTATTGCtttctttttgttatttatttattttaaaatgtgaaACATGTTTAATTTAACTGCTTTATTGGGGCATTTGCAGTTTATGGACACATCATGTTGTAAAAGGATGATTGGGATAAATGATAAAGAATAATTTGCGCTGAAAGCATATTTGAAATTACATAAGTAAATGTAAAAATTACGAATATTCTACTTGAAACAACGAAGAAAAACTCGCTTGTGGCAgttcaatttaaaaaaataaatacaaattgTATCATAACTTTTCATCTATGGAAAGCACAACATTtagaaaaactaaaaaatgaAGACAAGTACTTTACTATAAAACATCAACATAATCTAAAAAATTAAATTGATAATTTTTAGAGTGTTTTCTACAAGAGTGAAGTGATAATTGAACAGTAATTCATTTAGTACGGTTGTTCATTCATTGAAGGGAAGATTGAAGCAACAATAAAGTTATCTTTGTGGTCACGGGTTCGAGTCGTGAAAACAGTCACAAATACTAGTATTAGTGTAAGTTATATAACACCCTTAAAATGCAACCCTACCCCAAACTCTGCTTGAATGTGAAATGTTTCGTAAGCTGCCCTTTGTTCACTTCTCTTTTTCCCATTAGTAAAGTAGAAAAGACAAGAAGGCTATAAATTTATTCGAATAAAATCAGAATCTAAAATTGGTGCTATCTGTCTTTCTAAAGAGAAGTGGATACCCATTTTTCTTTAACTTTAGATTGGTCACAGGTGTGGTCTAAATTattaaaaatcccaaattttttttGATAAAGAACACAATATTGTCACAGTATCTGAAGTAGAGCACAACTTCTATGCAAAAATGACAAGAAATAGAACTTTCCTACCTATTCTACACTTCTACTCTTGTATTCAAAGCCTGATCAAGTAAACAGAACTACTTCAGCCCTACACAAAGGAAGGGACCaactaaatataatattttcGTTTAAAAGAAATAAGAGAGAACATCATTTTTAATTAGTCTTTAGGGTACGCGTATACTTCGTGTTAATGAATAGAAAATTATAAAAGAATTACataaattttatattaaaaattatgttcgaGTTAtcgtaaaagaaaaaaaaataaaaagatataagtttTTAGAAATAATAATTACCGatcttattaatttaattactcaatAAAATAAGAAACTCTATCTAAAGAAGTATGATATTTTTCTATACATATGCTATATGTTCCTATTTTCAATTTGTACACgagtgtatttttatttttggactcctatatatatatagctagaATATTTATATATGCTTTCTTATTTAATCATATAAGTAGGCCTACGTAAGTATTCGTTACCTTTTAATGATTATCCCATCGTCAATTGATTATATATGTAAAGTAACTTGCATAAAAGTTGAGATATTTATGTTAGTGATAGATTTTATGTATTTATTCTACGTTTGTATTTAATTGAAGTGATAAAATCCGAATAGATTTTAAAGTTTAAATATCATGATTTTGTGCATAGTTCAAACAAGGAAGGGTTTGGTAAACAACACATAGTAGATTTAAAATAcctaaaaatataattaaatgactattttgtctagtgtgaactctatttttaaagggttaAAAAGGCAAACGACATtacgctaagggccttcgtgcttttaatatagtatagattacaCATAGGAACTAGGAAGGGAGAGTATCAGACTTtcctgagccgagagtctatcgaaaacagtctatttaccttcacaaggtagaggtaaggtctgcgtacacattatctTCCTCGAACCTCATTTGTGGGGGCCACAtcaggtatgttgttgttgttgttgaagggAGAGTATCAGTTATGAATTCGGATAAATTTAGTAACTTTTGTTTagattttgtatttatattagaaaatttatatatatatatatatatatatatatatatatatatatatatatatatatatatatatatatatatatatttaattacgAATCCAGTAACTATGATCAGCTATAAGTTCGGTgtaacccataaacttcaaattctgaTTCTGCCTGTGAATGAAAATTAGGTGAGAATTTTCTCCCCCTTCAATTACATAAATTTGTTTTAGAAGATGAAAAGTCATTAATTGGTAGGGTTAATTTCGTAATCCCATGTGCTTAAGACATGGTTCAAGGAGGACTATTTGAAAATGACATTCAtacatatttatttatattggAAGAAAACAATATGGACATTTGATTAAATAATCAACACAACAGCAAAGATTAGGGAAATACACAGCTGGCTTATACAAGTCTCTTATTCTTTATTCTACAACAATGATATGTCTGTTCTGATCCCTGTCTGAACTCTGAACTTTATGAGACATTAAAATATTCACCATTCATGTGCATTGTCTCATTGCCTGTTTtccttctttttgttttcttttttccctttttttcttcttaaaaatgggagaaaatttcaaaaaatattttaaaataagttCTTTGTGGCTTGTTCTTAATGACCCAAACCcagtaataaaaaaaatattaacttaAATGGACAAGTTAGTCGGTTggtcaaaaataattatatctgttagtcaaatatatatataaataaatacacttattatgtataaaatatgcatattatatattaaaatatgaaaaatatataGTTTTTTGCCAATTATTTTTTAGAACGGCTATACAATTAACTTAACtttttttggggggagggggagggggagggggagggaatATATTGGCAACATATTGCAGAAATTAATTCTCCCACTTTATTCCCAATACTTTCTGTTTTGCAACTGTCAAATATGTGTTCTTCCACGGCTTATCTAAATGTCGTAATCACACCAACGACAGTTGTGATGGAATGGTAAGTACTCATTCATTCTTAAACATCACTAAAAATTCGCATAAAACTGTCGGAAAAACCGATCAAAATCGATTGATAATGCCAATAGCCGTCCAAAAcgtgaccatttacgtgtggtcggtattttgaaggtcggaagagcataccgaccaaagtcggtcggaaattaccgaccaacctCGGTCGGTATGCTCTGCACGACCATCTGACAATTTAATTGAATTACCGACCAATATTGGTCGGAatgttattttaataatttaattttatcgaccaacgttggtcggtattctAAATTTATTACTTTtgtttaccgaccaactttggtcggtaatgaaaaaaattaaactataatattttatatatcgaccaacgttggtcgatattagaatttttttattttttataaataattaaaatttaataatatcgaccgacgttggtcggtaatctggacatGGCAGCCAACTTACCGGCCAAAGTTGGTCGATaatgttgaatttttgggaattcAATGTGTattaaccgaccaacattggtcggtaatttataatttaaattttttttattagttaCCGACCAAGGTCGGTCGGTTTTCTAGGATTAATTTTGACAGAAAATGCATGTTTTGGTAGCTACATCACCTGccaaataaaaataacataccaatacccccaattcatatcaaaaatccctaattcaccacatacagcccctaattcaccacaaatccaaccaaacatccaattattactttaaaactaacaaagttcaattaaacatcacaattcaaaatcaagcaaaaactaagtaattacaacaagtttaaaattgttcaatctaattcaaaactagttctattagtctattttaaaatatatcaaagtattggtcaatgggtattttctacaacatcatcaccaTCTAATGAAATTTTATCTACAAGATGGTAtcgagaacggtcttgtggaggacgggaagaacgatcacggggaggacgagAGGAACGATCACGTGAAGGTCGAATCTCTGGCGatgactcacgagaccggggcAATGGAAAAACTCCAATAGAAATGAGAGTTCTGATATGAGCTTGCATAATAAGGAATtaagcatctctaagcctttctctttccttggccgcttctagctcggatgtaaGCCTTATCACTGTCTCCTGAATAgccgagaggctctccctattaagtgcCTTGCCCTTTGAGGAAGTTCCTATTCCTTGCATTCCACACCTGTAGCGATAGAAGTTTTTcttaggaagcccgtataccttccccttTTTTTGACCGCCAACaacctccaaccatattctttcagtatcctcgtccgaaggttgggttgactcgcccgattcaccagctggctgACTATGAATGAAGTCCTCCACGTTACTTTAGTAGCGACCTAacgttattttaaattaaattagtatataaaaaatcttataaaaataaattataacacTTAAGGAAAATTTAAAGCTTACATATGTAGTCtctgcccggtcctcgacccacctatatgcatccccctctttcttcttatttaaaatatgtgtctccttgaatagctcatcatggctcattggacgcccatacttcttttcctgaaaataaattaatttagttaataaatagaattgataTACTTAGAAAGTAAAGAcgtaataatttaagcaattaccaatCTTCGTCTTATTGTCCCGATGCTGATAGCACCCCTAGTGTgtaaggagcctcccttctcggatgagcgagctttctttccttgttCGCTCCTTATTTAAGAACTCCTCGGTCTGTCATTGCCTTAATAAATCATCCCGTAAATGGTGCAGAGACCagtcaggcctcttgttcttctttctaatATCCGAGAAATGATCTGCCAATCTCTTGTgggctttatgatgaaaatttgcagcAACTCCCTTGCTATAGCgatcttcccatacacacttgctctgcatttcaaaatttaaatattagatagaaacatcataaatataaattattaaactgcttaaaagaacatttataccttaaactgattgaaaatttgctccttcagcgagTATGGAAAAtcactccaagtcgcataggGGTCATCATAAAGCTTTTTTGATCgtattggtgattatctttgtagtctgcttacccggcctgaacctgcaatttaataataaaaatacatgaaaataTTAGGTGACGTTAGGCTcaccaggcgttaggctggcgacgccagggcTAAAGCCAGGTTccccaggcgttaggctggcgacgccaggcctaaagctAGGATccccaggcgttaggctggcgacgccaggcctaaagccaggctccccaggcgttaggctggcgacgccaggcctaaaagCCGGGTTCACCTGATGAGGCAGCTACAGTAAACCCCAACCTTAGTGCAACTGGAGAGAATTTGGCCTATGTAGATGGTGTTTCGGTGTATGCATCAGAGAACAAACTTGATGGAGATGTTGATGTGAATATTAGGGATGATATAGTGGGTTCAGACCAAATTTCAAGCAATGGGAAGGGTGGTGATCTCAGTAGAACAGTGCTTTCAGAGTAGACTGCTACAGTAACTCTTGGGAAAGGCAGTATCTATGAgctacaattcaaggagtatgaaCAGGCTGATGAGCGGGCAATTGTTCCAAGAGTATCGGGGGAAATAGAGGAAGTGCCTATGGAATCTGGCACTGATCAAATTATGCAGCTACATCTTAATGTTCCACTTAAGACTCCTCTACAACATTTACATGATTTAGTTACACACAATGTGACACCAATTGATGAAGACTTATTGAGACAAAATCCAATGGAGgatgaaggagatgatgaatcaacTGTAAAAAACTTCAAACAAGTGGCTAGGGAAGGGGATTTATCACCCACAACTAGTGCTAAAGGAGGTAAAAAAACTAAGAATAATCAGAGTAAAGATCTACcacaaccttcaagaataatgcctaggagggcagcttctctatctaaatgatgatgatcaaaacattaatatggaacataaggtctgtgaatacacaacagacctttcctagggtgatcaacatgaatagggagcataatttttgcgtagttgcattgatggagcattttcaaaagaagggactcattgatagatataaaaggaggttgaatatggagactgattatgcatatattaatgtgcaaatatggttgttcttcgatgcagtgtggaatgggaattagtggaggatactgagcaacaggtgactgtgagagtgtttcaccatgacctggggcagcacatgatgatgacatttatttatgcaaaatattcagcaatgaagaggttggatttgtgggatcacttgtattacttagcaagtgatatggaattaccatggttggtaagaggggatttcaatgtgatattgcatgaagatgagaaaatagggggacttccagtacaccctcctgaatatgaggattttgcattttgtgtaaactcttatggtttgtttgagcaagggtataaaggaagtccattcacatggtggaatgggagatccaatgctgagtgtatattcaagagattggataggatttttgtgaatttgtcatttcagaacatgttgccaactattgaagttgagcatctaatcagaactGGATTAGATCATGCATAATTGCTAATGACATATGGGGTGCAGATAACcaattttgtcaagcctttcagattcttgaacttttggacaaagGATGCTATATTTATGGATGTGGTGAGGCAGAATTGGGAAATTGATTTCACAGGGGATCCGTTTTTGATGTTCAAGCAGAATATCAAGAGGGTGAAGGCAGCACGCTCAAAATGGAGTAGGGAaacatttggtgatatcttcaagcaattggCTATTTTGGTGGACATTGTTAGGGTGAAGGAGATGTTATTTGAAGAAGAGCCTATAACTGagaataggattgtgcttcaaaaggctcaatccgaattgaagaaatacttgagtATTGAGGATCAATATTGGAAACAAAAAGCTGGGATGACttggtttgctgaaggagataggaatacaagtttctttcacaatCATATCaatggaaaaagaaagaaattgcaactgaagaggatcaaaagtGGCAGTGGGGTATGGATTGAAGACCAGGAGCAATTGGCTACAGCTGCAGTGGACTTCTATCAAAAATAGTTCACAAATGAAGGTGATGCTTCTGAATTTTTCTTACTCAATAATGTACCTGCAATGGTCATTATGGATCAGAATTTGGAACTTagcagattgccaacaattgaagaagtaagggcAGCAGTTTTTGAGCTTAGTGGGGAGGGTGCTAGTGGTCCTGATAGATTCACTGGcttgttttatcaaacatgctAGGATGTTATTGGTGAtgatatacacaacatggtgctacacttctatggaggagctgcattgcctaaatccatcactcaCACCAATCTAGTGTTGCTACCCAATAAACTTAGAGTTGAGACCTTCTCTGACTTAAGACCTATTAGTCTGAGCAACTTCATTAATAAGGTcttgtctagggtgttacatgacagaTTGGAGAGTTTTTTGCCATCTCTAATAACTCATAATCAATCCGGATTTGTAAAGTgtaggagtatatttgagaacatcttattgactcaagaaattatcactgacataaggttaaggggaaagccagctaatgtggtgatcaagcttgatatgaCTAAGGCCTATGATAAGGtttcatggaagtacttattgcatgtgctaaggaagataggattttctgaacacttcatcaacatggtgtggaacttgatgtcaaataactggtattcagtattggtgaatgggcagtcctcagggttctttaagtcgacaaggggtgtgaaacaaggggatcccctatctccagcattgttcattTTGTCAGCTGAGGTTCTTTCCAGGACTTTGAATAAGCTCTTTGAAGACAAGTtatttgtgggatttggaatgcttaagtggtctgatcctttaaaccacttggcatatgctgatgatacgataatctttgcatcttctcatcctccctctttg
Encoded proteins:
- the LOC138907292 gene encoding uncharacterized protein, which produces MTYGVQITNFVKPFRFLNFWTKDAIFMDVVRQNWEIDFTGDPFLMFKQNIKRVKAARSKWSRETFGDIFKQLAILVDIVRVKEMLFEEEPITENRIVLQKAQSELKKYLSIEDQYWKQKAGMTWFAEGDRNTSFFHNHINGKRKKLQLKRIKSGSGVWIEDQEQLATAAVDFYQK